The following proteins come from a genomic window of Lentimicrobiaceae bacterium:
- a CDS encoding acetyl-CoA carboxylase biotin carboxyl carrier protein subunit, translating to MEDKAKKEDKDAIQDEIKTFLLLEEGKFKTRFSKKYMLRKPYTPPNPKHIISFIPGTIRKVMVKNGSKVKKGDDLLQLEAMKMVNQLLAPMDGVIKKVHVKQGDLVTKNQLLVELA from the coding sequence ATGGAAGACAAAGCAAAGAAAGAAGACAAAGATGCCATTCAGGATGAAATCAAAACCTTTTTGCTCCTCGAGGAAGGCAAATTCAAAACCAGGTTCTCAAAAAAGTACATGTTGCGAAAACCCTACACGCCTCCCAATCCCAAACATATTATTTCATTTATTCCCGGTACTATTCGCAAAGTGATGGTAAAAAATGGCAGCAAGGTAAAAAAAGGTGATGATTTATTACAACTGGAAGCCATGAAAATGGTAAACCAACTACTGGCACCTATGGATGGGGTAATAAAGAAAGTGCATGTAAAACAAGGAGACCTGGTAACTAAAAACCAGCTTCTCGTTGAACTGGCTTAA
- a CDS encoding MmcQ/YjbR family DNA-binding protein: protein MNIEYLREYCLLKKGVTEGFPFDDVTLVVRVMGKIFILISLDSVPYTINIKCDPDKAFELRERYSCVLPGYHMNKMHWNTIICDETVSDTLLLQWVDDSYALIVDSLTRKQKQELSTL from the coding sequence ATGAATATTGAATATTTACGTGAATATTGCCTCTTGAAAAAAGGGGTAACAGAGGGATTTCCGTTTGATGATGTAACTTTAGTTGTAAGGGTAATGGGAAAGATATTTATTCTTATTTCGCTCGATTCTGTACCTTATACCATAAACATAAAATGCGACCCCGACAAGGCTTTTGAATTGCGCGAACGCTACTCATGTGTATTGCCTGGATATCATATGAATAAAATGCACTGGAATACAATTATATGTGATGAAACGGTCAGCGATACCCTCCTACTGCAATGGGTGGATGATTCCTATGCCCTGATTGTAGATTCGCTTACAAGGAAACAGAAACAGGAATTATCAACCCTCTGA
- the yihA gene encoding ribosome biogenesis GTP-binding protein YihA/YsxC — MLIRLAEFICSNTTVNKCPVPQLPEYAFIGRSNVGKSSLINTITGKQGLAKTSSQPGKTQLINHFLINANWYLVDLPGYGYAHVSKTFREKWGKMSNQYLLQRQNLLTTFVLIDARIEPQPIDIQFIEWMGTHKLPFVILFTKTDKLTRSQLDTNARAYREFLLKQWEQLPMMVVTSSKTGEGKIPILDYIEETNALFKPVQREAGF; from the coding sequence ATGCTTATACGATTGGCAGAATTTATTTGCAGCAATACAACTGTAAACAAGTGCCCTGTTCCTCAACTTCCCGAATATGCGTTCATTGGCCGGTCGAACGTAGGAAAATCGTCGTTAATAAATACCATTACTGGAAAACAGGGGCTTGCAAAAACTTCGTCACAGCCCGGTAAGACCCAACTTATCAATCATTTTCTTATTAATGCAAATTGGTACCTGGTGGATTTGCCCGGTTATGGCTATGCACATGTTTCGAAAACTTTCCGTGAAAAATGGGGAAAAATGAGTAATCAATACCTGCTGCAGCGGCAAAACCTGCTTACAACCTTTGTGTTGATTGACGCTCGAATAGAACCACAACCCATTGATATACAATTTATTGAATGGATGGGAACCCATAAGCTTCCTTTTGTAATTCTTTTTACAAAAACGGATAAGCTCACACGTAGTCAGCTTGATACTAATGCCCGTGCCTATAGAGAATTTCTTTTAAAACAATGGGAACAGCTTCCTATGATGGTAGTTACATCCTCTAAAACAGGGGAAGGGAAAATCCCGATTTTGGATTATATTGAAGAAACTAACGCTCTCTTTAAGCCAGTTCAACGAGAAGCTGGTTTTTAG
- a CDS encoding GNAT family N-acetyltransferase, giving the protein MEDIISPIEKKLLEKELISNKLQRKTNKGNNLIYIISAHNSPNVMLEIGRLREISFRGAGGGTGKAVDIDEFDTCTDAYQQLIVWNPRDKEIVGGYRFINCKDIIFQPDGKPHLATSELFDFSKEFLKNYLPVTIELGRSFVQPLYQPLTNMRRGMYSLDNLWDGLGALIIDYPGIKYFFGKITMYPHFNIKARDMILFFIEKYFFDTQLLISPIVPVLRQTSLAELESIFIGKNYNADYKILNKAVRNCNENIPPLVNAYMNLSSTMRMFGTAINEGFGAVEETGILITIDDIYPAKKERHLMTYK; this is encoded by the coding sequence ATGGAAGATATTATCAGTCCGATTGAAAAAAAACTACTTGAAAAAGAACTTATTTCTAACAAACTTCAGCGCAAAACAAATAAAGGTAATAATCTGATATATATTATTTCTGCACATAATTCGCCTAATGTTATGCTCGAAATAGGACGATTGCGTGAGATTTCCTTTCGGGGAGCAGGGGGCGGAACAGGTAAGGCTGTGGATATTGATGAGTTTGATACCTGCACTGATGCCTACCAGCAATTGATTGTATGGAATCCCCGGGATAAGGAAATAGTAGGAGGATACCGATTCATTAACTGCAAGGATATTATTTTTCAACCCGACGGAAAACCCCATCTCGCAACAAGCGAATTGTTTGATTTTTCGAAGGAGTTTCTGAAAAATTACCTTCCTGTTACCATAGAATTGGGACGATCATTTGTGCAACCTCTTTACCAGCCGCTTACAAATATGCGCAGAGGCATGTATTCGCTCGATAATCTTTGGGATGGCTTGGGCGCTTTAATTATTGACTATCCCGGAATAAAATACTTTTTTGGAAAAATAACCATGTATCCCCATTTCAACATCAAAGCCCGGGACATGATTTTATTTTTTATTGAAAAGTATTTTTTTGACACCCAACTCCTGATTAGTCCGATTGTTCCGGTATTACGGCAAACTTCTCTTGCCGAACTTGAATCCATTTTTATTGGGAAGAATTATAACGCTGATTATAAAATTCTTAATAAAGCCGTAAGAAATTGCAATGAAAATATTCCTCCCTTAGTAAATGCTTACATGAATCTGTCGTCAACAATGAGGATGTTTGGTACTGCAATTAATGAAGGATTTGGTGCCGTGGAAGAAACAGGAATTCTGATAACGATAGACGACATTTATCCTGCCAAAAAGGAACGTCATTTGATGACTTATAAATAA
- a CDS encoding 1-acyl-sn-glycerol-3-phosphate acyltransferase yields the protein MYLKEDTINLPQKEFINLESVIKSKSERLAKMLPRFILSYLKRIIHETELNGYLEEHQSKFGLEFIEAILNEFGVIIQYEGLENISTEGRYILAANHPLGGLDGMALMYVTGKVRKDIVFPVNDLLLNLPNLKDVFIPINKHGRNAANLAVFDETFASNKTLLYFPAGLCSRKIKGKVVDLEWKKTFISKARKYQRDIIPVHISGSNSGFFYNLANLRKFLGIKVNIEMLYLVDEMIKQKNKVIRIRFGTSIPYTIFDKKYNDSEWANLVKKHVYAIENGDYSSFISRVNN from the coding sequence ATGTACTTGAAGGAGGATACTATTAATTTACCCCAAAAGGAATTCATTAATCTTGAAAGCGTTATTAAGAGTAAGAGCGAGCGGTTAGCAAAAATGCTTCCTCGTTTTATTTTGAGTTACCTTAAAAGAATAATCCACGAAACGGAGTTAAACGGCTACCTTGAAGAGCACCAGTCAAAATTTGGACTTGAATTTATAGAAGCTATATTAAATGAATTTGGGGTTATTATTCAGTACGAAGGTCTTGAAAATATTTCAACCGAAGGACGGTATATTTTGGCAGCCAATCATCCGTTGGGTGGCTTGGATGGTATGGCATTAATGTATGTAACCGGTAAAGTGCGCAAAGACATTGTTTTTCCGGTAAATGACTTATTGCTCAACCTTCCTAACTTAAAGGATGTGTTTATCCCCATCAATAAACATGGAAGAAATGCAGCAAATCTTGCGGTGTTTGACGAAACTTTTGCCTCGAATAAAACTTTATTGTATTTTCCGGCTGGCTTGTGCTCACGTAAAATAAAAGGTAAGGTCGTTGATTTAGAGTGGAAAAAAACATTTATCAGTAAAGCCCGCAAATACCAGCGCGATATAATTCCTGTACATATTTCAGGAAGTAATTCCGGTTTTTTTTATAATCTGGCTAATCTGAGAAAATTTTTGGGAATAAAAGTGAATATAGAAATGCTTTACTTGGTGGATGAAATGATAAAACAAAAAAACAAAGTCATCCGGATACGATTTGGCACTTCTATCCCATATACAATTTTCGACAAAAAATATAATGATTCAGAATGGGCTAACCTGGTAAAAAAACATGTATATGCCATAGAAAACGGCGATTATAGCAGTTTTATATCCCGTGTTAACAATTAA
- a CDS encoding acyl-CoA carboxylase subunit beta → MSLLQKTSELKRRMREARAGGGEKAIEKQKAGGKMTARERIIALLDPKSFHEYDLFAEHAGKDFNMGEKYLPGDGVITGTGNINGFPVCIYAQDFTVAGGSLGWMHAKKITKIMDHAMKLKVPIIGINDSGGARIQEGVNSLAGYGEIFYRNTQASGVIPQISVILGPCAGGAVYSPALTDFVFVVDNISKMFITGPEVIKTVLGEEITMEELGGARVQAEITGNAHFFSESEQECFNQIKQLFSYIPWNNTKKADPFPKKPPKTRLYHIEKIFPTNPKQPYDVRNIIRSVSDDSEFFEVQAGWAGNIVIGFGRVAGQTIGFVANQPLVLAGVLDVDSSNKAARFIRFCDAFNIPLVTFVDLPGYLPGVDQEHAGVIRHGAKVLYAYSEASVPKITIIVRKAYGGGYIAMCSHHLKADFVFAWPTAEIAVMGPEGAANIIFRSEIKSAENPEEMRKQKIKEYKEKFANPYVAAAYGYVDAVIEPNETRNMLIHAIEISSDKDEARPNKKHGIPPF, encoded by the coding sequence ATGTCATTATTGCAAAAAACATCCGAGCTCAAGCGGCGAATGCGCGAAGCGCGCGCCGGTGGAGGTGAAAAAGCCATCGAAAAGCAGAAAGCAGGTGGAAAAATGACCGCACGTGAACGTATTATTGCGTTGCTTGACCCTAAATCGTTTCATGAATATGACCTTTTTGCCGAACATGCCGGAAAAGATTTTAATATGGGTGAGAAATACCTTCCCGGCGATGGAGTAATTACCGGAACTGGAAACATCAATGGATTTCCCGTTTGTATTTATGCGCAGGACTTTACTGTTGCAGGTGGTTCGTTGGGATGGATGCATGCCAAAAAAATAACCAAAATCATGGACCATGCCATGAAATTGAAAGTACCCATCATAGGAATCAACGATTCAGGAGGTGCACGTATTCAGGAAGGAGTAAATTCACTGGCAGGTTATGGCGAAATTTTTTACCGTAACACCCAGGCTTCAGGAGTTATTCCTCAAATTTCGGTAATACTGGGCCCTTGTGCCGGAGGTGCAGTGTATTCCCCTGCGCTCACCGACTTTGTGTTTGTGGTGGATAATATTTCCAAAATGTTCATTACCGGACCCGAAGTAATAAAAACAGTTTTAGGTGAGGAAATTACAATGGAAGAATTAGGGGGTGCCCGTGTACAGGCAGAAATTACGGGAAACGCCCATTTCTTTTCCGAAAGCGAACAGGAATGCTTTAACCAAATAAAACAGCTTTTCAGCTATATCCCCTGGAACAATACCAAAAAAGCAGATCCTTTTCCCAAAAAACCACCTAAAACACGACTATACCACATTGAAAAAATTTTTCCCACCAACCCCAAACAACCTTACGACGTACGCAATATTATCCGTTCCGTTTCTGACGACTCCGAATTCTTCGAAGTGCAAGCCGGATGGGCAGGAAATATTGTAATCGGGTTTGGGAGAGTTGCCGGTCAAACTATTGGCTTTGTTGCTAACCAACCCCTTGTGCTGGCAGGCGTGCTTGATGTGGATTCTTCGAATAAAGCTGCACGTTTCATCCGGTTCTGCGATGCATTCAATATCCCCTTAGTTACATTTGTGGATTTACCCGGTTACCTCCCCGGGGTTGATCAGGAACATGCCGGCGTTATTCGCCATGGAGCCAAGGTATTATATGCTTACTCCGAAGCTTCTGTACCTAAAATCACAATTATTGTCCGTAAAGCTTATGGCGGAGGATACATAGCCATGTGTTCGCACCACCTTAAAGCAGATTTTGTATTCGCCTGGCCCACTGCCGAAATAGCAGTTATGGGACCCGAAGGGGCTGCCAATATTATTTTCAGAAGTGAAATAAAAAGTGCTGAAAACCCCGAAGAAATGCGTAAGCAAAAAATTAAGGAATACAAAGAAAAATTTGCCAATCCTTATGTAGCAGCAGCATATGGATACGTGGACGCAGTAATAGAACCGAATGAAACCCGCAATATGCTCATCCATGCCATCGAAATTTCTTCTGATAAAGATGAAGCCCGCCCCAACAAAAAACACGGCATTCCTCCTTTTTAA